In a single window of the Euwallacea fornicatus isolate EFF26 chromosome 5, ASM4011564v1, whole genome shotgun sequence genome:
- the LOC136339206 gene encoding uncharacterized protein, producing the protein MVSNKTTKKKKPIETTLGKSQANSKLKEDVSHLRKPIQTSISGIKQTVTIWESATQEVKDLLMYECDIMFECKICRTIFRSLANFLLHKREYCIEKFLSTDCLNNNSRFQLNLDPIKNSQSESSSLGKVIEKLNEIGQIHESTKELLTVDLSLDPGNDPVKSMEDCEVVASNCNGIILENIDGNTSGLFQTFINGPISHLNPRSEFMKSEVMENHKKIENDVPILDAEGKICNFTSSKQPQPNIFPKSELKCIECNNQFATQKSLTNHIKMVHNPSRILYVCPTCKEFFANPWCVYRHLLKVHRLTNKQVRKMREQVNNNWVRRDEVSALQKKKVTEVNQIEDRDNQWINDIEGDKDFQMCAGCGKHFERKAALHSHSQMCVKRLEVIKGNAKKKDEEEAVEKARLDKQANDKVVLKGAKKRKGLTIWDYRRKAVNGLEKLSDESLIVDTSYPFEKFSTGFQDLVREERTDWQSVSERNMSSIKLEKYPVEINSESSTRPVIVSGTTATISFASKGNQIIDQSTDSVPSPSSSCQIISRSNSVDEAICVSSSDESEQQKGYVTPTKLGRTRAPGSPQSCKSSDIVNKSSQNGKSIFETPTDLLSSEVSFETFCKRVVTFEVENASLKKGKRKIDLELGLGRSPLNSCTTEDDVIFVEDSTFKDFQLRNSKNLSDLSNLSYNNPLKAKVNELQEYVPNEKKMKTETQGSVKSEINFLPRASLYMDREMLLCIPCGLTFKSFSLLLWHMSAHFSWFRFQCGKCSFVTFNKLDCTAHVRKDHKLKASQASSCVLPLPSWKTILMSHEYKSLDSQSLKGRHTDEHEGMDEVREKEISDHSAAFQEDGTLLEENSSGRPVRRGSSIKIEAGRRFNKRGTESIDVKEAGLDLHKLPEPVELAMPADVSEVFRTLRLEQDPVLAAKKGYELFEQSPDESNNDWSLSKECKKSVVQENCSEERVKIDVTMTRTVRPSRIRTKTKQDDNFLYYDSNVSKIADSPKNSGSKTRTENPIPTKVKISGKSVPVTQKRKS; encoded by the exons atggtGAGTAACAAAACAACCAAGAAGAAGAAACCTATAGAAACCACCTTAGGAAAGAGTCAAGCAAACTCTAAATTAAAGGAAGATGTATCACATCTTCGAAAACCCATTCAGACTAGCATTAGTGGTATCAAGCAAACTGTTACAATATGGGAATCTGCAACACAAGAG gtCAAGGATCTCTTAATGTATGAATGTGATATAATGTTTGAATGTAAGATATGTAGAACTATATTCAGAAGCTTggccaattttttattacacaaAAGAGAATACTGTATAGAGAAGTTTCTGTCGACTGATTGCTTAAACAATAACAGTAGATTTCag CTCAACTTAGatccaattaaaaattcacagtCAGAATCATCATCCCTGGGAAAagttatagaaaaattaaatgaaataggTCAAATCCATGAATCCACAAAAGAGCTTTTAACTGTGGATCTCTCATTAGATCCTGGAAATGACCCAGTTAAAAGCATGGAAGATTGTGAGGTAGTTGCCTCAAACTGCAATGGCATTATTCTCGAAAATATAGATGGCAATACTTCAGGCTTATTTCAAACCTTCATTAATGGCCCCATCAGTCATTTAAATCCTCGGTCTGAATTTATGAAATCTGAG GTTAtggaaaatcataaaaaaattgaaaatgatgttCCCATATTAGATGCTGAaggtaaaatttgtaattttactaGCAGCAAACAGCCCCAGCCTAATATATTCCCAAAATCAGAGCTTAAGTGCATAGAGTGCAATAACCAATTTGCCACTCAAAAGTCGTTAACCAATCACATCAAG ATGGTGCATAACCCTAGCagaatattatatgtttgtcCTACTTGTAAAGAATTCTTTGCGAATCCGTGGTGCGTGTATCGTCATCTACTGAAAGTCCATAGATTGACTAATAAGCAAGTCAGAAAGATGAGAGAACAGGTGAACAATAACTGGGTGCGCCGGGATGAAGTTTCCGCACTACAGAAGAAGAAAGTGACCGAGGTTAATCAGATCGAAGATAGAGACAATCAA TGGATCAACGACATAGAAGGAGACAAAGACTTTCAAATGTGTGCCGGGTGCGGAAAACACTTTGAGAGAAAAGCGGCGCTTCATTCTCATTCGCAAATGTGCGTTAAACGCTTAGAAGTGATTAAGGGAAACGCCAAGAAAAAAGACGAAGAGGAGGCTGTAGAAAAAGCTAGATTAGATAAACAAGCTAATGACAAAGTTGTCCTTAAAGGAGCTAAAAAGAGGAAAGGACTGACTATTTGGGATTATCGGCGGAAAGCAGTCAATGGACTAGAAAAGCTTTCAGATGAGTCATTAATTGTGGATACAAGTtatccatttgaaaaatttagtacAGGATTTCAAGATCTAGTTCGAGAAGAAAGGACTGATTGGCAATCAGTTTCGGAAAGAAATATGTCCTccataaaattggaaaagtatCCCGTAGAAATAAATTCAGAATCTTCAACTCGCCCAGTTATTGTATCGGGGACAACCGCTACAATCTCATTTGCATCCAAAGGTAATCAAATTATAGACCAAAGTACAGACTCAGTCCCAAGCCCTTCATCATCGTGCCAAATAATATCCCGTTCAAACTCCGTTGACGAGGCAATTTGTGTCAGTTCTTCCGATGAATCTGAGCAACAAAAAGGATATGTGACGCCCACCAAGCTAGGAAGAACGAGGGCACCTGGATCTCCACAATCGTGCAAGTCCAGTGATATAGTTAACAAGTCGAGTCAGAACGGCAAAAGCATATTCGAAACACCTACAGATCTTTTGAGTAGCGAAGTATCGTTCGAAACTTTTTGCAAACGAGTTGTCACATTTGAAGTTGAAAATGCCTCATTGAAAAAAGGAAAgaggaaaattgatttagagCTGGGACTTGGGCGTTCCCCGTTAAACAGTTGTACCACTGAAGATGACGTAATTTTTGTGGAGGATAGTACTTTTAAGGATTTTCAGCTTAGGAATTCTAAGAACCTTTCCGACTTGTCTAATCTCTCGTACAATAATCCATTGAAAGCCAAAGTGAATGAGTTGCAGGAATATGTCccaaatgagaaaaaaatgaaaacggaAACACAAGGGAGTGTAAAATccgaaattaatttcctacCTCGTGCCTCGCTTTATATGGATCGAGAGATGCTATTATGCATTCCGTGTGGGTTAACTTTTAAGTCCTTCAGTCTATTGCTCTGGCATATGTCAGCTCATTTCTCTTGGTTCCGGTTTCAGTGTGGGAAGTGTTcatttgtaacttttaatAAACTAGACTGCACCGCTCACGTTCGAAAAGACCATAAACTGAAAGCCAGCCAGGCATCTTCTTGTGTACTACCGCTGCCCAGTTGGAAAACCATCTTAATGTCCCATGAATATAAATCTTTAGACAGTCAAAGCTTAAAAGGCAGACATACTGACGAACACGAAGGCATGGATGAGGTTcgtgaaaaagaaatttcggATCACTCTGCAGCCTTTCAAGAAGACGGTACATTATTAGAAGAAAATTCTTCAGGACGACCTGTAAGGAGAGGCAGttccattaaaattgaagCGGGAAGGCGTTTTAATAAAAGAGGGACAGAGTCTATTGATGTTAAAGAAGCTGGATTAGATTTACACAAATTACCAGAACCTGTTGAATTGGCCATGCCCGCTGACGTTTCTGAAGTTTTTAGAACGCTAAGGTTGGAGCAAGATCCGGTATTAGCCGCTAAAAAAGGTTACGAACTCTTTGAACAGAGCCCGGATGAATCCAATAATGATTGGAGTTTGTCAAAGGAGTGTAAAAAATCTGTGGTTCAAGAAAACTGTAGTGAAGAAAGGGTTAAAATTGATGTTACCATGACTAGAACTGTTCGACCTTCGCGTATCCGAACTAAAACCAAGCAAGATGACAATTTTTTGTACTATGACAGTAATGTGTCAAAGATAGCCGATTCCCCTAAAAATTCTGGTTCAAAAACGCGTACAGAAAACCCCATTCCTACCAAAGTTAAAATTAGTGGTAAATCAGTTCCTGTAACTCAAAAAAGGAAGTCTTAG
- the Uqcc1 gene encoding ubiquinol-cytochrome-c reductase complex assembly factor 1 — protein sequence MSLPRFRNLLTQKKIMSHVLNSHTHSTYRNAPSSLCRSLINSTTENQRLASTLEVQNVQKDEGFLKKFLKKVPFLNIDHVKIKMSGYLLYEHIADNLDYIETIKKYQLPDTFYSWFVITELHIWMLAVRAMADDKEGHVLRNSLVEALWGDVAKRTKKLGESNPAAMKAQIRDLSEELQASFIAYDEGLQSDDMVLAGAIWRRVYQMEYCAPHHLEGIVKHIRKHILLLDNLSKDQILNVEPVKWEPMITLQ from the exons ATGAGTCTTCCCAGGTTTCGAAATcttttaactcaaaaaaag ATTATGTCGCATGTGCTAAATTCCCACACTCATTCAACTTACAGAAATGCACCCAGTTCTTTGTGTAGATCACTGATAAATTCCACAACTGAAAATCAAAGGCTTGCTTCTACACTAGAAGTTCAAAATGTTCAGAAAGATGAAGGCttcttaaagaaatttttgaaaaaagtaccatttttaaatatagatCATGTG AAAATCAAGATGTCTGGTTACTTATTATATGAACATATAGCTGACAATCTTGACTACattgaaacaattaaaaaataccaattaCCAGATACATTTTATTCTTGGTTTGTAATAACTGAATTGCACATATGGATGCTTGCAGTTAGAGCAATGGCTGATGATAAGGAAGGTCATGTCCTCAGAAATTCCTTAGTTGAGGCATTATGGGGAGATGTAGCAAAGAGGACTAAAAAGCTAGgg GAGTCAAATCCTGCAGCAATGAAAGCTCAAATTAGGGATTTATCCGAGGAACTTCAAGCTTCCTTCATTGCTTATGATGAAGGACTGCAGTCTGATGATATGGTATTGGCAGGTGCAATATGGCGGAGGGTATATCAGATGGAATATTGTGCCCCTCACCACTTAGAAGGAATTGTTAAACACATAAGAAAACAT attttgtTGCTGGACAACCTGTCTAAAGACCAAATTCTTAATGTGGAACCAGTAAAATGGGAACCCAT GATCActcttcaataa